In Nocardia sputorum, a single genomic region encodes these proteins:
- the mshB gene encoding N-acetyl-1-D-myo-inositol-2-amino-2-deoxy-alpha-D-glucopyranoside deacetylase translates to MTAATGGLLLVHAHPDDESITTGGTIAHYRRRGVPVTVLTCTLGEEGEVIGEEWALLTAEHADQLGGYRVRELTRALEALDAGPPRFLGGAGRWRDSGMAGTPAADKPRVFVRSGDEAVRALTDVLLELRPRVVVGYDPDGGYGHPDHIRAHEITTAAVRDAADRGWDTPKFYWTVTDADMLRLHTAALARRTAAGLPGALPPGWRLPAEGELASVPSDAVTTTIDVSEVLTAKRAALRAHATQVTVAPSGREFALSNNVAQPVLPEEHFILVRGRVGPLGPDGREHDLFAGLE, encoded by the coding sequence GTGACGGCGGCGACGGGCGGGTTGCTGCTGGTCCACGCCCACCCGGACGACGAGTCCATCACCACCGGAGGCACGATCGCGCACTACCGCAGGCGCGGCGTGCCCGTCACCGTGCTCACCTGCACCCTCGGCGAAGAGGGGGAGGTGATCGGCGAGGAGTGGGCGCTGCTCACCGCGGAGCACGCCGACCAGCTCGGCGGCTACCGCGTGCGCGAGCTGACTCGCGCGCTGGAAGCGCTGGACGCGGGCCCGCCCCGTTTCCTCGGTGGCGCGGGCCGCTGGCGTGACTCCGGCATGGCGGGCACACCCGCCGCGGACAAACCGCGGGTCTTCGTGCGCTCCGGGGACGAGGCGGTGCGGGCGCTCACGGACGTGCTGCTCGAACTGCGGCCGCGCGTCGTGGTCGGCTACGACCCGGACGGCGGCTACGGCCATCCCGACCACATCCGGGCCCACGAGATCACCACGGCCGCGGTGCGGGACGCGGCGGACCGGGGGTGGGACACACCGAAGTTCTATTGGACCGTCACCGACGCCGACATGCTGCGGCTGCACACCGCCGCGTTGGCCCGGCGCACGGCCGCGGGGCTGCCCGGCGCGCTGCCGCCCGGGTGGCGGCTGCCCGCCGAAGGCGAGCTCGCGAGCGTGCCCAGCGACGCGGTGACCACCACGATCGACGTCTCCGAGGTGCTGACGGCCAAGCGCGCCGCGCTGCGCGCGCACGCCACCCAGGTCACCGTCGCCCCCTCCGGCCGCGAATTCGCGCTGTCGAACAACGTCGCTCAGCCGGTGCTGCCCGAAGAGCACTTCATCCTGGTGCGCGGACGGGTCGGCCCGCTCGGGCCGGACGGGCGGGAACACGATCTGTTCGCCGGACTGGAGTGA
- a CDS encoding PH domain-containing protein has protein sequence MTAEPAAHAAQAEQPWQRLDKRMLLVHPITEVVKFVPVLIGSVILGTSSGNHMWSVIPIVLIVGFALTRWFTTTYRVGPTHVELRTGLLQRKKLSVPRSRIRSVDIEADPLHRVLGLAVLAIGTGQQADTGEQFKLDALDARVVPPLRAALLAHTAEPSDDRKVLRENASGEVSAPRTRAREIGHWSPAWVRYAPLSLTGFAIIAPIVGFGLQYGLGEVVFRSDAVHDVEDGGGLALALAGAALLCVIVLVVSAAACAHYLTTYFGLRVRDDGKTLQLRHGLFTTRQITLDRARLRGATVNEPLLLRLAGGAELEAIMTGEKPRQKILPQAPRSAVEHTLGHLLAPEEMRDNDLAARPAQTPTGAGASDPHAVPEPGSAPLIAHGPAARRRRYTRTLTPVVLIAALMAYIHLAGEHYSPWWWLVPGLTLPVALALAEDRYRGLGHAVLPRTATSPTWLITRAGSLDRDRDCLEAPGVIGWTVRRTLFQRRAGIATVVAATAAGKKRYTVVDLPADEAWRLIETVTPGLPGAR, from the coding sequence ATGACCGCCGAGCCCGCGGCGCACGCGGCGCAGGCCGAACAGCCGTGGCAGCGGCTGGACAAGCGGATGCTGCTGGTGCATCCGATCACCGAGGTGGTGAAGTTCGTCCCGGTGCTGATCGGCTCGGTGATCCTCGGCACCAGCAGCGGCAACCACATGTGGAGCGTCATCCCGATCGTGCTGATCGTCGGGTTCGCGCTGACCCGCTGGTTCACCACGACCTATCGGGTGGGACCCACCCACGTCGAACTGCGGACCGGGCTGCTGCAACGCAAGAAACTGTCGGTGCCGCGGTCGCGGATCCGCTCGGTGGACATCGAAGCGGACCCGCTGCACCGGGTGCTGGGACTCGCGGTGCTGGCGATCGGGACCGGCCAGCAGGCCGATACGGGCGAGCAGTTCAAGCTCGACGCGTTGGACGCACGGGTGGTACCGCCGTTGCGCGCCGCCCTGCTCGCCCACACGGCGGAGCCGTCCGATGATCGGAAAGTGTTGCGGGAGAATGCATCCGGTGAGGTCTCCGCTCCACGTACCCGCGCGCGCGAGATCGGGCACTGGAGCCCGGCGTGGGTGCGTTACGCCCCGCTGTCGCTGACCGGGTTCGCGATCATCGCGCCGATCGTCGGGTTCGGGCTGCAGTACGGGCTCGGCGAGGTCGTGTTCCGGTCGGACGCGGTGCACGACGTCGAAGACGGCGGCGGGCTCGCCCTGGCGCTGGCCGGGGCCGCACTACTGTGCGTCATCGTGCTCGTGGTCAGCGCTGCCGCGTGCGCGCACTATCTGACCACCTATTTCGGACTGCGGGTCCGCGATGACGGCAAGACCTTGCAGCTGCGCCACGGCCTGTTCACCACCCGTCAGATCACTCTCGATCGGGCCCGGCTGCGCGGAGCCACGGTCAACGAACCGTTGCTGCTGCGCTTGGCGGGCGGCGCGGAACTGGAAGCGATCATGACCGGGGAGAAGCCTCGGCAGAAAATCCTCCCGCAGGCTCCGCGCAGCGCCGTCGAGCACACCCTCGGGCACCTGCTCGCCCCGGAGGAGATGCGGGACAACGACCTTGCCGCCCGGCCGGCCCAGACGCCCACCGGCGCGGGCGCATCGGACCCGCACGCCGTCCCGGAGCCGGGCAGCGCTCCACTTATCGCGCACGGACCAGCCGCGCGGCGGCGCAGATACACCCGCACGCTCACGCCGGTGGTGCTCATCGCCGCGCTGATGGCCTACATCCACCTTGCGGGAGAACACTACTCGCCGTGGTGGTGGCTGGTGCCGGGCCTCACGCTGCCTGTGGCCCTCGCCCTCGCGGAGGATCGTTACCGTGGCCTCGGGCATGCTGTGCTGCCCCGCACGGCCACCAGCCCGACTTGGCTGATCACCCGCGCCGGGTCGCTCGACCGGGACCGCGACTGCCTGGAAGCCCCCGGCGTGATCGGCTGGACGGTGCGACGGACCTTGTTCCAGCGGCGCGCCGGGATCGCCACAGTTGTCGCGGCCACCGCCGCGGGCAAGAAGCGTTATACGGTGGTCGACCTACCTGCCGACGAGGCGTGGCGCCTCATCGAGACCGTCACGCCGGGGCTGCCTGGCGCGCGTTGA
- a CDS encoding PH domain-containing protein, whose amino-acid sequence MSQPRTIMADPAWRPSPKAKLLWTVQAALAWVIPFAALLVWAVLDAAHRGWQLGFFLVALGPATVNIGVAPWWRYAVHRWEVTDEAVYTRVGWLTQESRVAPISRVQTVDTERGPLERLLGLATVTVTTASSAGAVEITALDLPVAEATVTRLTGIAAQHRGDAT is encoded by the coding sequence ATGTCGCAGCCGCGCACGATCATGGCCGACCCGGCCTGGCGCCCCAGTCCGAAGGCGAAGCTCCTGTGGACCGTGCAGGCCGCACTGGCCTGGGTGATTCCGTTCGCGGCGCTGCTGGTGTGGGCGGTGCTCGACGCCGCGCATCGGGGCTGGCAACTCGGCTTCTTCCTGGTCGCGCTCGGGCCTGCCACGGTGAACATCGGGGTGGCGCCGTGGTGGCGCTACGCCGTGCACCGCTGGGAGGTCACCGACGAGGCGGTCTACACCCGGGTCGGCTGGCTCACCCAGGAGAGCCGGGTGGCGCCGATATCCCGGGTGCAGACCGTCGACACCGAACGCGGGCCGCTCGAGCGCCTGCTGGGCCTGGCCACGGTCACCGTCACCACCGCGTCCTCCGCGGGCGCCGTCGAGATCACCGCGCTGGACCTCCCGGTCGCCGAGGCGACCGTGACGCGGCTGACCGGCATCGCCGCCCAGCACCGCGGCGACGCGACATGA